A genome region from Macaca nemestrina isolate mMacNem1 chromosome 20, mMacNem.hap1, whole genome shotgun sequence includes the following:
- the LOC112426702 gene encoding small ribosomal subunit protein eS27-like, whose product MPLAKDLLHPSPEEEKRKHKKKRLVQSPNSYFMDVKCPGCYKITMVFSHAQKVVLCVGCSTVLCQATGGKARLTEGCSFKRKQH is encoded by the coding sequence ATGCCTCTCGCAAAGGATCTCCTTCATCCCTCcccagaagaggagaagaggaaacaCAAGAAGAAACGCCTGGTGCAGAGCCCCAATTCCTACTTCATGGATGTGAAATGCCCAGGATGCTATAAAATCACCATGGTCTTTAGCCATGCACAAAAGGTAGTTTTGTGTGTTGGCTGCTCCACTGTCCTCTGCCAGGCTACAGGAGGAAAAGCAAGGCTTACAGAAGGATGTTCCTTTAAGAGGAAGCAGCACTAA